AGTGTATGACTGTTACTTTCCACTTCTGCCACTAACAGGGTCAGATTTGCTTGTTTTAACTCATGTAATGAGTCTGTTCCACTACAGACTCTGAATTAGTTGTAGTCTTGTTCATCTGAGCTGTGTCTGGTAAGGTTTTGTTTGAATCATAGATTAGTATaattctgtcatcagcagtcattgCAATTTTGGAACCGAACTTTAAAATCGTCGAGATGGGGTAAGAACGAGAATAGGTCCAGTACCGAAGGCTCCgacacacttccgtggggcacacctgaagtgacTTACACATCCGTCGATACACTGTCTGAGATaaaatgctgcatcctccctactgaGCAATCCTCTGTTAAGTCTCATATTTTTCAAACTTTTGAACATAAGAGATTTTTGTGCTCTATAAAAAGGCATTCCTAATGTGTGTACTGCAGTATATGACTAGTTTGTCATACAATAATACTTGTGAGAGAGACACTGCATTTGGAAATTGTGTCAACAAAACGTGACAGGCTGTGATTCACTGCTGCATGATGATGTCAGGTGACCCATTCACTAACATTGGTTTAAATTAAATAGTCCAGTTTCTTGATTTTcgtgtgagtgagtgaatgaatgagtgagtgagagagagagagagagagagagagagagagagagagagagagagagagttatttgTTGTCCGACTGTGGTGTTTTGTTATGTGCCCTTTTTCAAATGGTTTTCACTGGAGACGTATAACTcaaatgagcagcagcagcagtatgttCCCTTGTGGTTCCTCACATCCACAATGCAGCACATGTGTGTCACTGCCTGAAACAAAAGCAGGGTAGTTTTGGTCGGTGGGGCCTTGCCAAGGTAATTTCTAAATGAATTTCTTATCTCGGCCACTGTCTGCCGTTCTTGTGGACGTACCAGCACCCACCACGCACACACGACTGATCGCTTCTCAGCTCACATCGGCTGTGGCTTCACAACTAAAATAATGAGACAAAACAGTAAAAAACTGGCACAAGTGCTTTTTGTCAGCTTCGAAGCTGGGGTGCAGATCGAGGAACTATTTATTTCCTCAGTTGTACAAAGTGAAGTGGGTTTCAGGGTCATCTCAGGCACGCAGTAGAGATTCTaggacttgcacagaatagactagcacagagagctgcagcaAACTATTCGTCTGATCGAAGACCACAAAATTGTCTTAATGCATTAtttatatttgtatatattataCGTGCAAGTAACGTAAGTGAAAAACCATCCTTATATTCTGTAGGGAAGCTTACTCTGATGAATAACTAATAAATTTATGTCTgttcacagaaatggcgtcgacTCCTTCTGCCGGTATCCACAATCTGCCGTACGACGTAATGTTTTCCATCTTTTGCTACTTGCCGATCCCCGACTTGGCACACTGTGCTGCCGTGAGCAAGCAGTGGCACGAAATCGTGTCGGGCTTTACTCACCTGTGGAAGGGCAAGAGGTACGTCAGCAACAGAAGTCCAAAGGAATCCTTCGAGACATCCGCCATCTTGCGCGCCCTGCCGCTATTGCAGGAAGTCATCGTCAAGGCGGCAGCCGAGTTTGTTATCGACATTTTCTACCCCCGCCTGGTCCTGTTAGTGACGGACATTTCTGACATAGCATCTGCAGAGGACGGTCATAGACTGAGGTGCACGTATTTGTCGACTAAACTCGACATAGCAGAAAGCATCTTCTCTTCTCGTTCGATTATAGATTTTGCAGCTCTCCAGAAATTGCGGATCTTCAAAGCGATACCGACACTAGACGCTTTTGCCCGAAAACGTGACCGGGAAGTGTGTTGCTGCGCCTCGTCCAGCTCTAGTGCGGATTACGCAGTCGGCACGGCCCTCGAGCTGTGCCCGAATCTCACAGACCTGTGCGTCTATGCAGAGTTCTTGTCGGCAGACTATCTGGACGCGTCGGAGGGGATCGGCCGGTTGCGGACGCTGGAAATAGAGTGCCCCGGCCTAGAAGAACTGGCGTTTTTGAGGCACTGCTCGGATACGCTGGAGGAACTGGAATTGAAAGGTTGTGCCGACCTGCCGTCGGCCGCGTACGCGAATCTCCGGCACCTGGGGAACCTGCAGAGGCTGCGGTTGCGAGACTGTTGCGTGGCGGGAGGCGACGTGGAGGTGGCCGCGACGGGTCTGAAGTCCCTCGTGTCGTTGCAGCTGGAGTGCTGCGACCTCATCTCGGACGTGTCCTTCCTGCGGCACTGCGGCCGGTTGCGGGAGCTCCGCGTCGAGGCCTCGCCGCCGGACACGCTGCTGACGGGCCTGCGGCACCTGCCCGCCGGCGTCCGCTCGCTCTACCTGGCCGGCAGTGCCGCGAACGCGTACGAGCTGGCCGTAGTTCTGCCGCGTCTGCCGCTGCTCGAGGAGCTGGACCTCGTAGGTAGCGATCTGCCGCACCTGGGCTTCCTGCGCCACTGCCCGCAACTGCGTCGTCTCTGCCTGGAGTTCTCGCACTGGCCCGGCACGTCGGAGCTGTCGAATCTACGTCACCTGACGAGACTCGAGGCCCTGGACCTGACGAGGTGCCAGGTCGACGCGGACGTCCTCTCCGGTGTGATGCCGTCACTGTCGCGACTGGAGACGCTGTCGCTGTCCCACACGGAGGACGTCGCCCACTTGGCGTTCCTCCGGCACTGCACCCAGCTTCGCACTTTGTCACTGTTCTACACGTTCGGAATGGACTTGGATGCCTATTGTGAACTGTCCCATCTGGCTAACTTGCAGACTGTGCACATCAGTGAACACGTGGTTGACTTTGTCCGTGAGTTCGTCCAACCGCGTATGCCGCAAGTAAAAATTTATAGCGTACAACAGTTTAAATGAACTACTGTTCCACCAACTTTCCTGCCCTGTGATGCCAACGCGTGTGTGTATTAACATATATATGTGTATGGATTAATGTACATTCATTTGTGAAATGAATTtttcagcgtgtgtgtgtgtgtgtgtgtgtgtgtgtgtgtgtgtgtgtgttgtttgttgtttgtttgtttgttatttcCAGTCTTACTGGACAGTGATTGTAGCGACTTGGGTTATCTAGTCGTGACCCACAACTTTGTGTCAGAGCTTTACTTCAACCAGTACCTCCCCCTGTCATCTAAACTTCACACAagatctcctgcataccttgctggTGTGGCACTCCTGAGTAAAAGTACGTCATGGAGAAGCCATTCTCTAAACGAATctcgactgcagagtgaaagtttaagTCTGGAAACTACCCAGAGGCTGTggctaaaatttttctcagaaaTATTCTTTCTTCTAGTAGTCCTAGGTATGCATGAGAGCTTTCTGTAAAAGAGACCTAATATTGCAATATAAATTCAAAAATTTGTAGATAATCATGTATTTTCTGTTTAATCAATAATTATATGGATTGGCAGCAGATAGAAAATAGTCATTGTTACCATAGGTAAAatcaaaatggcaactgaaaacaGTTTAAAGAGCTtagaacattattacactaaagacGACTTACTGTGACTGCGTAAACAAATCTCCACAAGTATTCTagaaaaaatgactatttaaacctagcaaaaaatgtttttcagagTCTAATATTCGTGCACTTAATTTGTCTACTGCCTTTAGGTTTATGGAGCCTTAGGTTACTATTAAGCTGAATGCTCGTTGTAAAGAAGTTTCCTTTACCGTGTGTCTGTGTTTCAACTTATTATATATACAAGTCCTTTGAAGAAGTATCCACCGTTGGAAAAGAATTTTTGTATTAAACCTTTCTTAAAATTCTCGTTAAGTTTCAGCCATCATTAGTGATATTTATTTTGTATCTCAGCAAGATGTCTTTCACTATTCTGCATGTAGTTTGTTGAAGTGCCATAAAGATGTAAATAATTGTAATAATGCATTTTTGTCTCcgaggaaaaaaattattaaagttccTTTATGGCACTCATTCTTATGGCATAATTAtataataatttcctttattttccaAAAGATAGTAAGATTTGTTCAAAGAAGTAATGAACATGAAATTGTATGATGTAAATAGGTGCAGataataaaactgtgtgctggacagaggtTGAAACCAGCAACCTTACCCTTCGCATGCAATGCTCTTGCCAGGTAAGCCGTGCATCTTTCTTTACCTTACTGAAGGTCTTTTGCTGTGCTCAAATACAATGACTTAAAACGTGAAGTAAATGTTGACGCAAAGCTTAACCATAATCAACACATCATTCAAATTACATATATTTGGCAAggaataaaagttataaaacatgaACATATTATATCCACTAGAGTAttttgtaaggggcagtcaaatgaaaacgagttaGCTGGCTGGTCACCATAAATATTAATatgtttatcccactgtgaaaatGTTTGTCGTTGCCTACAGAACGACGATTGTACCCCAGTGTGCATCTCTTCGACAAAGCAAATCGACAGCTAGGGATGTCTTTCCTCGAGGCTCCAAAAATAGTGACATCACATGGGAAGAGATCGGCACTGTACTGAGGGCATGTGAGGACTTCCCAGTGTAACTTTTGCAGCATAGTCAAAATGGGCATGCCAGCGCCAGGAAAGTCGTGATAATCTATTTCTGGAACTGCAAGGGCCTGTTGCCCATTAACTGTCTGGAACACAGTGCCACAACTAAAGCACAGCCTTTATGTGGACACGTTGCAAAAACTCGAGCACACCATAAGTCCAAACACACACGAATGTTGACAgacagcatcattctgttgcaggataacacCCGCCTACATGTTGCCGAGGTCATTTTGATGACATTGTattgttatggtgattacttttgaaataataaacaatttacttaccttTTGTTTCcatctctcgttttcatttgactgccccttgtattcTTAAACATGGTTTTATTGCAAGTTGTTCTTGTGGAGTAATTATTTTGCTCTGTTTTGGTGTATTGTTTGAACTGGTTTTAGAcgtaaattagagaaattaaacagcacGATTGCAAGAAGTTCTACCGAATATAGCTTATCCTAAAACATGAATTTCAAATGTATTACCAGAAAATGGATATGGTATTTATGTTAATGGTATCATGTATCCATTTTTGTTTCAGATCAGAGTGATATGTCCACagttttgtgaaattaaaaaagTCCAATTTCACACCAGACAGTAATATCCATTGcattctcatttcagagcatgaacaCATTTCATATTTATACCATTTCCcctacagctccccccccccctccaatgttACTTGTGTGATGCAATCAGGACATTAATGACAGTATGGGTTAACTTGTCTGTTAGCATTCATAGTCTAAATGAGAGGGAGGATGTCTCCGAGGTTTTGGTGGGGGTCTGTTCGTTAGATATTGTGGAGTTGGCAGGACTGATCTGCTGCAGTAACGAGTAATTACTTTTAGTCAGTTCGTTTCTTTGTCTAACTGACACAGTTTTTTTATGGAGGAGTCAGCCCAAAACTCTGAGATGCTTTCAGTAATCACTAGGAAGAACCTTCATCAGACTAATGCTTTCACTGCCATTTGTTCTACTAGTTACTGGCCACTTGGCGTAAAATCGTAAACACTTTGAAAGAATTCACTATGTCGAGGACCACATGCCGTATAATACGAGAGATGAGTACCAATCAGTAACTTATTCCTGGTGTTCACTGGAATTTCTCTAACTTAATTCTTTAAGATATAGGCAGGCAGACTCTCTTCAGTGAATACTGAAAACAGTAACTTAGCTTGCAGTTGTTGTGTGTCCACTAGAGTCTGTCGCTATCTTCTCATAATTGAAATGTCTATTGCTCCTTTGTGTGCTGCGGAGGAGCATTATTGGATATGGAGTTTGTGTGACAATAAAGTACCACACTTCACCTTGATATGTATGAATTTCTTAAATATCAGTATTAATACTGGGATGAAATACATGAGCTCTTACTTTTCCTCTAGCAACAAAACACCTTGGACAAAAATGTTGATCAGTAGCTTGATTTCTGTGCACAAGTCTTGTATTGTAAACTACAGTACTCTGATTCTTATCATCACATTCAAAGACTATATCGGGCTTCTCTTGCCGTGACTGAAAACCTAATCCTTCTAATTTATATTACACTAGCATCAGAATATGTCAATTTAATAGTCttattattccattttgaaatgtttATTGTAAAAGTTGTATGGCAGGCAAGGGCAATCTTTGGTGACCTATGGGTCTGATTCACATGCTTACTTAAGCTCATGAGCCAGGTTGTCACGTGATGTGACAGCTATGCTCTTAGCTCATAAACTCAAAAATATAGCGCCCATGATGTCAATCTTTACGGGGTAACGCACCAATATGAATGGCATATCTTTCCCAATATGCCAAGCAACAAATTATGACTCAAAACCCATGGTTTTTGAGAATACGTTCATTTCGTGTTCACTACATCGTcaggtgtttacatttatttacgtgttgtgaacattgtttctttacttacaatGTGTT
This sequence is a window from Schistocerca nitens isolate TAMUIC-IGC-003100 chromosome 11, iqSchNite1.1, whole genome shotgun sequence. Protein-coding genes within it:
- the LOC126212748 gene encoding uncharacterized protein LOC126212748 → MKRRSSKRLKTKPKNTSVATPTVYRNNRKPKEMASTPSAGIHNLPYDVMFSIFCYLPIPDLAHCAAVSKQWHEIVSGFTHLWKGKRYVSNRSPKESFETSAILRALPLLQEVIVKAAAEFVIDIFYPRLVLLVTDISDIASAEDGHRLRCTYLSTKLDIAESIFSSRSIIDFAALQKLRIFKAIPTLDAFARKRDREVCCCASSSSSADYAVGTALELCPNLTDLCVYAEFLSADYLDASEGIGRLRTLEIECPGLEELAFLRHCSDTLEELELKGCADLPSAAYANLRHLGNLQRLRLRDCCVAGGDVEVAATGLKSLVSLQLECCDLISDVSFLRHCGRLRELRVEASPPDTLLTGLRHLPAGVRSLYLAGSAANAYELAVVLPRLPLLEELDLVGSDLPHLGFLRHCPQLRRLCLEFSHWPGTSELSNLRHLTRLEALDLTRCQVDADVLSGVMPSLSRLETLSLSHTEDVAHLAFLRHCTQLRTLSLFYTFGMDLDAYCELSHLANLQTVHISEHVVDFVHQSDMSTVL